The genomic DNA ACAATGATTCGTTTGATCTCAGCTCCCGGAAAATGATTGAAGTTGATGAGAAATCCTAATCGATATCCGGTAAGTCGGAGGTAATTGTGAAGTTGCGCTGTATGTATGCCAGTAAGAGAGTCGACTGCCTTGATTTCAAGAATTATTTTGTCATAGCAAATGAGGTCAGGACGATATGCTTGCTGAAGTTTCTTTTCTTTGTAGATTAGAGGAAGGGACTTTTGGGAGTCAAAGGGAATATTTTTCCTCAAAAATTCTTCTTCCAGACACTCCTGATATACAGCTTCCAATAAGCCGATTCCCATTTCCCGATATACTTCGTATATGGCGCCGCGAATCTCATAGGATTCTGATTCATAGAGCAATTTTTCCTCCATGAGAGTAAAAATGTTCTAACGAACAATAATTCTTCCGTGCATTTTCTCCGTGAAGCTCTGTGAAATTTCCGTGCATTCCGTGGTTACTCCAAACGAAACCGCCTACAGAAAATTCCTTTTTCTTATGCTATTTCATACCGCGGACCTCCTATTCCAAGCAAAAAAATTCAGTAAAATCCCATACTCAATCAGATAGAATATAAAGCCAGCCCCCATAATATACAGTAAAGATATGGACGAAGAAGTTCACGCACTCAATACCAATACGCGGCAAAAGGGGGCAAAAGTTGCAGACATATCTCCGGAAGCACTGGACTACAGCGATCTCAACCAGAAGTTTACTCAGATGTCTGAAGAAGTGAGACTGCTTCACAAAGAAAACGAGTCTCTCAATAAACTTCTCCGATCGGTTCGTGCGGAAAACGAATCACTGCGTACTGACAACAACCAGATCAGAATGGACAACGCCCAGCTGAAGAAGGAAAACTCCCAGCTCAAGCGTCTGCCGCTGTTCGTCGCGGTCGTCTTAGAAAAACTTCCCGGCAAAGAGCTCTACCTCCGCCAGCAGGGAAACAATCAGGAGTACGTAACCGTTGCAAGCGAAGAGATCTACAAAGAAGTAAAAGCCGGAACAAAAGTTGCGGTCAACAACACCCTTTCCGTAGTCAAAGTTCTCGGCAGCACGGTTGACTCAAGGGTCAAGGTCATGGAGCTTGACACAAAGCCCACGATCACGTTCGAAGATGTCGGCGGTCTCAAAGATGAGATCCTTGAGGTCCGCGAGGCGGTCGAGTTCCCGCTGACGCGTCCGGAGTCGTTTGAGCGGTTCGGCGTTGTTCCTCCCAAAGGCGTTCTGCTCTACGGCCCTCCCGGAACCGGCAAGACCCTGATTGCAAAAGCAATTGCAAACAATGCCGGCGTGCCGTTCCTCAGAATGGCAGGCTCTGAACTCGTCCACAAGTACATCGGTGAAGGAGCCCAGCTTGTCCGCGACCTCTTCCAGATGGCACGCGACATGGCAGCCGCGAACGGCGGAGTTGTCGTCTTCATCGATGAGATCGATGCGGTTGGCAGCATGCGGACCAACGACGGAACCTCAGGCTCTGCCGAGGTTCAGAGAACGTTAATGCAGCTGCTTGCCGAGATGGACGGCTTCAACAACCGCGGAAACATCAGAATCATGGCAGCGACCAACCGGCCTGACATGCTGGACGCAGCACTTCTCCGGCCCGGGCGATTCGACCGGCTGATCAAAATTCCGGCGCCCGATGCAGAGGCAAGAATGCAGATCTTCCGGGTCCACACCCGCAAGATGGCAGAGATGGGTTCTCTGGTCGGCATTGATTACGATGAGTTGGTGCATCTGACGGAAGGTCTGACCGGCGCTGAGATTGAAGCAATCTGCCGCGAGGCTGGTATGCTTGCGATCCGCGACGAGGCCGAGGTCATCGATGAGGGACGATTCATTGCAGCGATCCGCAAGATCCGTCATCAGGACAAAGATGATGAGCGTCCGGATATAATGTATCTGTGAGATGTTTCTGATCTGTATCGGAAAGCCGGGAGTGGATCTGTATCGGACTTTGTCTGATTCAGAAACCAGCCGGCATATTTTACGTTTTTATCATCCGAAGGAGCTGGAGTTCGGCATCTCGGTTGAGGTGGCGACCGTGTCGAGCGGACTTGCTTTGATGAGCGAGCTGCGGTGGTATGCGATGCGGTATATGCAGGATGTGCTGTTTGAGGATGCCGAGCACGGGGTGTTTCTTACGCAGAAACTTTCGCGTGAGGCGTACGACTCACGGTCGGTGACGTTGTCAAACGAGTGGGATACCCGCTACCGCATCTGTGTGACCGAAGACTGCGGAGTTATCCGGCTTCCTGAGGGAGTGCCCGAACCGGACACGGTCGTGCGGACGTTTGTGGTCTGGGGACTGCCTGAGGAGCATCCGTAATTTTTCTTCGTTAGATTAATACAGTCACAGGAAAATGGTATTAGATAATGGTAGTTCCCTGTCTGACCTGTACGGCGCTTGACAAGCACGAGTATAGTATGAATAAAGAATCCGGCAGCTACGAGTATCATGTGAGCTGCAGCCGCGGTATTGCGGTTCCCGACCCGATGCCCAAAGAGGGTTTTGTCTGCGAACAGTACGAAAATAAACTCGCGGTTCTGCCGAGAGTTCGCCGCAGCAGTTGTGCGGTTGAGATCCGCCGCGACTGAAAATATTTTTTGTGGGAATTTTTGATCATATTTTTTTCGCGTGGAAAAATAATTTCCACTGATGGAAAATCTATGGTGTGGTCAGTGTTTTCCTGCGAAGCAGTGAACAGGCCAAAGGCATGCGATACTTGGTTACCCAAAATACAACCACATAAAAAGAAATCTCAAAAAACGAATATCACAAGTTTTCCTAAACCTGTTCTGACTTCGCGAACAGAACTGTCTAAGCAAGACCTTTGATATGATTTCAGCACCAATAATTTCATCAGTTATGGCAATCC from Methanorbis rubei includes the following:
- a CDS encoding GxxExxY protein, which encodes MEEKLLYESESYEIRGAIYEVYREMGIGLLEAVYQECLEEEFLRKNIPFDSQKSLPLIYKEKKLQQAYRPDLICYDKIILEIKAVDSLTGIHTAQLHNYLRLTGYRLGFLINFNHFPGAEIKRIIV
- a CDS encoding proteasome-activating nucleotidase — translated: MSEEVRLLHKENESLNKLLRSVRAENESLRTDNNQIRMDNAQLKKENSQLKRLPLFVAVVLEKLPGKELYLRQQGNNQEYVTVASEEIYKEVKAGTKVAVNNTLSVVKVLGSTVDSRVKVMELDTKPTITFEDVGGLKDEILEVREAVEFPLTRPESFERFGVVPPKGVLLYGPPGTGKTLIAKAIANNAGVPFLRMAGSELVHKYIGEGAQLVRDLFQMARDMAAANGGVVVFIDEIDAVGSMRTNDGTSGSAEVQRTLMQLLAEMDGFNNRGNIRIMAATNRPDMLDAALLRPGRFDRLIKIPAPDAEARMQIFRVHTRKMAEMGSLVGIDYDELVHLTEGLTGAEIEAICREAGMLAIRDEAEVIDEGRFIAAIRKIRHQDKDDERPDIMYL
- a CDS encoding DUF5804 family protein, which gives rise to MFLICIGKPGVDLYRTLSDSETSRHILRFYHPKELEFGISVEVATVSSGLALMSELRWYAMRYMQDVLFEDAEHGVFLTQKLSREAYDSRSVTLSNEWDTRYRICVTEDCGVIRLPEGVPEPDTVVRTFVVWGLPEEHP